The segment GGCGGGCGTACAGCGACCAGCCATCTCCCAACTCCGTTGTCGCTTTCAGCCGGATGGTACTCATCGTACCGGAAACATCCGGACTGCCTGACGCCGTATCTTTCTCATATTTTACCAATACATCGCCGGTCAGTTGTACCGGATCGGCAAAAGCCGCCGGTGTCAAGCAAATCATCAAGCCCATCAGCATAATGGGAAATATTTTCTTCAAAACCCATCCTCCTCCGAGTCGGTATGATTGTAAATATAAGCAGACCAAGCCTGCCCTTAACAGCACACTTGATCTGCAAAAAGATCACCTGTTCTTATTCAATCACCGGAATAGCCGGACGATCCTTGCCTCGCTCCACATATTTATTGTCAATAGCATCTTTTACATGCTGCACATAAATATCCTGAATAGCCGCATTTTCTCCCAAGCCGTGAATATAGGTATCCACCTGGAACCCGGCGGCCAGCAGTTGGGATTTAAAGGACTCTTTATCGGCACCAGCCATGTCATTGTTGGCGTGATCGCCGGCAACCAGCATAATCGGCATTAAAGTTACTTTTTCAATTTTATTTGCCTTTAACTCTGCAATCAAATTATCAATTGTAGGATATCCTTCCACTGTAAAAACAAATATATTTTTAAGACCCGCATCCTGGATCTTCATTTGCAGCGCGGCATAAGCCGTATTGGCCGGATTGACACCGCCGTGTCCCATCAGCCCAATCGCTTCGTGTTCTCCCAGTGAGGGAAACTGCGTTTGGAATGCCTGGATCGCAATTAAATAATCATCGGGTTTTTCCCCTTCCTGCCCGGTATAATACAATACAGGCCGGCCTACAGCCAACGTGTTGAAGACGCCTTTTCCCCGGTACTTGTCAACCACACGCATCAGCTTCGTGTATTCATCACCGGCTTCCATATGCAGCGGTTGAATGACCACATCGGTAAATCCCTCTTCAACCAGTTTATCCAGCGCTTGCTTCTCCGTATCAAACTGCAGTCCGTCCCGGTCCGCCAGTTTTTTGATAATAATACGGGAAGTAAAGGCATGACGGACTTCATAATCGGGAAAAGCAGCCTTAATTTTGTTTTCCACTGCTTCGGTGGTTACTTTCCGGGTATCGGCATAAGTAGTGCCGAAACTAACGACCAGAATTGCCTTTTTCGCCGCGTCTCCTTCAGCCGCATCTCCCTCAACCGTATCTTCCTCTGCCGCATAAGCCTTCTGCCCGGTACTGATTCCGCCAAAGCAAAAGGAAACTAACAATGTCATCATAAGCAGATAAATACTTTTTTTCATTTTTTTCGCCCCTTCTACTATTGAAATTTCAAGTTTCTTTGTTCTGAAATCACCTCCCGAAAAACTGCTGGCAAAAAAACTCCCCCGGGCCTTGCAGGGAGGCTTTTATAAAAGTAATTCCCGCCAAATAAAAATCCCGGCAAAATAGCCGGGAAGGAACACTCTCGTATAATCCCCTTCCCATCGCTCGTAGGTAAAACGGTGATTGCTAAACAGGCAGTTCTCCTGGCTCTGAGTCATCGCTCGCCCAAACCTTCCCAAGAAATTCTTCTTAGTGGTAAAACATGGGTTCACTCTTCATTACAGTGGCGGGACCGCGCCGGCATTACACCGGACTTCCCTATTAAGCCCCTTGGGGGGGCACCTGTTTCCAGCTTATGAATTTGTCATGACAAACCGTAATTTTTCTTAGTTTACTATAAAAACTCATCATTAGCAAGAAATTTTTACTACAGTTTGACGGCCGAAAAATAAGCTTCCAGTATCTTGCGCGCCACCGGTGCTGCCGACACCGACCCTTCCCCTCCGTCCTCCACCAGCACGGCGACAACAATCCGGGGATTCTCCGCCGGGGCATAACAGGCAAACCAGGCATGGGTCGTATTATGTCCGGTTTCCGCCGAACCGGTTTTACCGGCAATCGCCGGCTGAAATCCTTTGAATACGGCAGAGGCCGTACCTGCCGTAGTGACCTGCACCAGCCCCCGGCGAATGGCATCCCAGCTTTCCGGCCGCAAATAGATGGTGTGCAACACTTCCGGTTGAACAACCTCCAGAACTTCGCCGTCGGGCGACAGTGTTTTATCGACCAGCATTGGACGATAAACGACACCGCCGTTGGCTACTGCCATAAGCAGCAGAGCCTGCTGCAGTGGAGTCGTCAAATAGTAGCCCTGTCCGATAGCGGCAATCAATGTTTCACCGGGATACCATGGTTCACCGTAAGTTTCCTGCTTCCATTCCTCTGTAGGCACAAATCCCCCTTCCTCTCCCGGCAGTTTAATGCCGGTAGGCCGGCCCAGGCCAAAAGTCAGAGCATAACTGGCCAGATTGTCGGCTCCCAGGCGATGCCCCAGTTCATAAAATACCGGATCGCTGGACCAGGCGATAGCATCCACAATCGTCAGCGCTCCCAGTCCCTTCGGCTCCCAGCCGTAAAAACTCCAGCCCGACAAGACATAAACCCCTTTATCCTGAAACACTTCCGCCGTCGTCGTACAATTTAAATCCAAAGCCGCGGCACTAGTCACGACCTTAAACACCGACCCCGGTGGATACTGGCTTTGAATGGCTTTATTGGTTAAAGGATGATTGGGATCGTTCAATAAGCCGTTCCAGTCCTGGACGGTAATACCGCCGGCAAATACATTAGGATCAAAAGAAGGAGCATTAGCCATTGCCAGTACCCCGCCGGTATGCACATCCAGTACAACAGCGCTGCCGCCTTTCGCCGGTTCGCCGATTTCCCTGGCAGTAAGAATCTGATTCTGCAAAGCTTCCTCTGCCGCCTTCTGTAGATTGGCATCCAAGGTCAGCACCATTCCCTTGCCGGGAATAGCCGTTTTTTCCCCGATACGCTCTGTTTCCTCGCCCATAGCGTTCACTTCCACCTGACGGCCGCCGTCAGTTCCCTTTAGCGCATCTTCCCAAACCCGCTCCAGCCCGTCCTTGCCGATCAAATCATTAGAACTGTAGCCCCGCTCCCGGCGTTCGGCGAATTCCGCTTCGCTGATATTGCCGACATAGCCAAATACCTGGGCCGCCAGCTGCTTATAGAGATAATAGCGCACCGGTATCGCTTCAATAATAACTCCCGGCAAATAATATTTTCGCTCTTCCACTTTGGCTAGCACTGCGGCATCCACATCCCGCTTCAGCCGGACCGGAGTATAGGAAAAATCCGCCCCGGCTTGGATCATCCGTTGAATTTCTCCCACCGGCAGTCCGGTAATTTCCGCCAGTATGGGCGTCGCTGTCTCTCCGCTGCTATATTCGTAAGGAAGAACCGATAGGGCAAAGCTGGGACGATTGCTCACTAAAACTGCCCCGTTCCGATCATATATCGTTCCCCGCGGTGCCTGGGCGGTAATCTGCCGAACCCGATTATTCTCCGCCACTTTTTTATATTGAGGTCCCTGCAAGATCTGCATCCAGGCCAGCCGCAGCACGAGCAGCAGGATGATTCCGGCAAGAATTGCGTGTAATATCCCCATACGGCGGGATTTTTCCATGTCCCACATTCATCATTGCCCCTTTCCTCATTCTTATTATGGCAATAAGGGACAAAAAAAATAGCCCTGAACAGGGCTATTAACGCGATTTTAAACTGCCGTTATTTTCCGGAATAATCTTTGCCAATCACGACCGTGGCCTGGGTGCTCTTGCTGTCGTCCTTGGTGATCTGGAGAGCGTAGGGGAAAGGCAGTCCCCTCAGCCGGTTAATTACTGCCGTATCCGTAGTATTGGAAATAACGACCGTACTTTTGTAAGCTGCGGCAGAATTGGAAACTCCGGCGACCTCAAATCCCTGTTCCCGCAGCAGGGAAGCCATTCTAGCGCCGGCGCCGTCAATCCCGCTGGCATTCAAGACATCAACCCGTACTTTTGCCAGAGAACTGGCAGGCTGGGGTGGAGAAACGGGGGTCCCCGTCTTTGGTTTTGCCGGCTCCACCGGTGCTTTTGGCGGCTGCACCGCTTTAGGCACCTCTACCACTTTCATTTCTTTGGGAATGGAGCTTTGATACTCGGCTGCCTCCCGCTGCGTGGCGCCAACAAATTTTTCATCCATGGCAGCACCAAGCGTCTGGGCCATATGCTGCCGCAAGGCAACAAGATCCGGCAGCCAATAGCTTACATCATCAATATAGGCAGGCTTGCCCGGCACCATGTCGGTCCTAAGTCCCTGCTGGTAAGCATCGTTCACAATCTGAGCCATACTCAGCATCTGACCGGTGGACATGTCGGTTATTACCGCCGAACTAACTTCCTTAATAATAGTCGGTATTTTAGGAATAATCGAGGGGCTGGCAATTTCTTTCAGCACTGCCTTCATAAATTTATGCTGCCGCTGAACCCGGCCAATATCGCCTTCCTCATCCCGGTAGCGGACATATTGAATCGCCGTCTCGCCATCCATGTGCTGCAGCCCGGGTTTTAAATTTATAACCAGGCCGCCGTTATCATCATAAGGATCGGTATAGTACATCCGTTTTTCCACATCAATATCCACGCCGCCAATGGCGTCGACAATCTTCTTAAACCCGTTAATATTAATAAGGACATAATGATCCATATTAATCCCCAGCAGACCTTCTACCGCCTTCATGGACAGCTTGTGTCCGCCCATAGCATAGGCATGGTTGATCTTGTCCCAGCCATGGCCGGGAATCTTCACCCGGGTATCCCGGGGAACGGACAGCATCGACACCGACTTATTCTTGGTATCTACCGTCAAAACAAACAGGGTATCCGAACGGCCCACATCACCGTCCCGCTGATCGACGCCCATCACTAAAATATTCACCTTATTTTCAGCGGTCAAATGGCCGCCGGCACTTTGCTCCGGGCTGCCGCCGAACCAATAATACGCCGCGGCCGCCACTGCAGCCACAGCCATAATAACAATCAATATAGAAATTGTGCGCTTTTTCGCTGCTCCCCGCTGAGCCTGAAGGCGATCTCCCATTCGCGGCATCAAGCGCACCCCCTCTCTCTTAATATCAATCGAAAAAGTCATTTCCGCTTCTGCAAACTAAAAACAAGCCCCCAAATTTTCCGAGGGCTTGTTTTAGTATAACAAAGTATTACAACTTCCGTCAAGATTTTTACATGACGGTGTAGCCTTCTTCTTCAATTACCGCCTTAATTTGCTCCATACTTACAACGGCTGCATCAAATGCAATCGTTAATTGTCTGGCCGGCAAATCAACTTCGGCAAAGCTTACTCCGTCCAGGGATTTTACCGCTTTTTCCACAGCATTTTTGCAATGCCCGCAGCTCATCCCTTTTACCGTAATCTTTTGCTTCATACTGCCATGTCTCCTCTCCTTCTATTCCTATTTTATATATTCTTACCGGTCATTAAAAAAACCTGCATGGGGACGATTGGGGCATGGCACTTGGCACTTGGCACTTGGCTCATAACTCATAGCTCATAGCTCATAGCTCATAGCTCATAGCTCATAGCTCATAGCTCATAGCTCATAGCTCATAGCCATTCTACTGCTGTTTGGGAAACTTTTGATTGATGAGGGGCCATATTTCCGGCTGTTCCTGCCCAAGCCGCCAGATGGCTATCCCGGCGGGATTATATTTGGCTATAACATCCAGTTTGGCAGCCGTACTCTTGGTATTTTCAAACCAGACTTCCCGGTTCTTATATTTAAAGTGGGGCGCCTGGGAACTATCATCATAGAGAATCTTTGCACCATTTTGCTCAGCCCGTACAATAGCGTCAACATATTTCACTGTTTCCGCTTCACCGGACTCCGGCCAGTCATAGCCATAGGCGCCTACGCCGATAATGACTTTTTGCGGACCGCCGCACTGTTCAATAGCATATTTGATATTTTTTTCGTACCAGCTAATTTCGGCAATCGGTCCCGGTTTAGAAGATCCCCAATGATGGTCATATGTCATAATTTGTAAGAAATCTGCATTTTTAGCCAGCTCGGGATAATTGTAAGCGCCAGATACGTCGGCGGAAACATCCACCTGGGGGAATACCGAAATAATCAAAATTTTGCCGGCGGCTTTCATTTTAGGATACAGTTCTGCCATAAACGCCGTTAGATTATCCCGGTGTTTTACCGGCAGCAGTTCAAAGTCAATGTTGATGCCATCATATTTTTTGTCCTTTGCCAGCTTGACAATGTTGTCAATCGCCTTGCTGCGGACAGCCGGATCAGCCAAAATAGCATCCGTCGCACCAGTTTTATTCGTTACCAGAGGAAACATCTTAAGGCCCAAATTCCTGGCAGTATCATACACCAGCTGGCTGTCATGAGCCTCAATCGTACCGTCCTTAGTTGCCCGATACCAAAAAGGCCCCACTCCGGTCAGACTCTTGGCAAAAGCTTTCATGCTGGGAAAGGACCCTGTCTGGTCAGGCGTCCCCGGCCAGGGATTTTCATAATAGCCAATCACTAACCGCGGCGGCATAACCAAATTTCCCGTCCCTCCCGGCGTATCCGGTGCACCAGGAAGAGGCTTGGGGGAAGGCTTATTGCCGCAGCCGCCTAGCAGTACCACAGCTGTTATTGTAAACAGAATCAACAATAGGATCGCAACCGTTTTTGAATTACGCAACCTCGTTCACCCTTTCCAATCCAATTTGCTTTTAGTATTGGCGGAGGAATTATTCTTATACCGCCGCACCTAAAAAATCAAGCCGGCATGTACTATGCCGGCTTGATGATAGGAAAGTTCATTTATACAAAACCATATTGTTTACGCTTACTCATCGTAATTTTTAGCATAAGCCGCTTGCAGCACTTCGTTAGGAAGCTCATTTTCCCAGCGGGCAACCACTACGGCTGCGATGCAGTTGCCGATCAGATTGCAGGCGGTCCGGGCCATATCCATAATCCGGTCAACGCCGAGAATGATAGCAACTCCTTCAACCGGCAGACCGAAAGCAGCAACCGTACCGGCAATAACGATAATGGACGCGCCGGGAACGGCGGCAATTCCTTTGGTAGACAGCATTAATGTCACAACGACCAACAGCTGAGTAGCCAGCGGGAAGTCAATATTGTACATCTGGGCGACAAAAATAACTGCCAGACAGCTGTACAATGTCGAACCGTCCAAGTTAAATGAATAACCGGTAGGCAGTACAAAAGTAACAATATGCTTGGGAATACCAAACCGCTCTAATTTCTCCATGGCAATTGGCAGCGCCGCTTCACTGGAGGCAGTCGAGAAGGCAATTAGAATCGGCTCTTTGATAGCCCTCAGCACCTGGAAGAAATTAATCCGCAGCCCGATTGTTGCAAAAAAGGCTAACAAGAAGATAAAGACCACCAAGGCAAAATAGAGACAGCCGATTAACTTTGCCAGTGGCAGAAGCATAGCTAAGCCAAATTTGCCAACCGTATAGGCGATTAGAGCAAATACACCGATGGGAGCCAGTTTCATAACATAATAGGTAAATTGAAACATAATTTCAGCAATACTGGTAGCCAGTTTCACTACCGGCTCGCCTTTCGGTCCCATATGGGCGGCAGCCACACCAAAAAAGCAGGAGAACAAAATAATCTGAAGCATATCGCCGCGGGAAGCAGCATCCACCACATTGGTCGGCACGATATTGACAATCATCTGCATCATATCAACCGATTTTTTCGCTGCGTTTGTAACAGAAGACGCATCGGCACCGGTTGCAATCGCCACTCCGGCTCCAGGTTGGAAAACATTGGCAATAATTAAACCAACCGCTAAAGCCAGTGTAGTCGCCACTTCAAACCAGATAATTGATTTTAAGCCTAAACGCCCCAGTCTTTTAAAGTCGCCGGTCCCGGCAATCCCCATAATCAATGCACTGAAGATCAATGGTACAACGATCATCTTGATCATGCGGATAAACATATCGCCGATTGGCTTTAATGCCTGCCCATAACTGGGGAAAATATAGCCGAAAACAACCCCGGCAATTAGAGCAATGAAAATCCACGAAGTTAAGCCAATTCCTTTACCTTTAGCCATGATTTACCTCCTAATAAAAATTTTTTGCCACCTCGCTGCAATCCCCTGGAGTAGATGCTCCACCTCCCTTATACAGCTGTTTTTAAAATTTATAAGTGCACAGGGGATCTAAAACTCATACGTCGGCAAGCAAAATTCTGTATACAATATCCTTTTTCCTGAATATTGTATTATTAGATTATTATTTCGACTGAGTTAAATAAATTCCTTTCTAGTTTTTAAAAATTAGAAAGGAATTCGCTTATTTTTTTAAATTTTTAGAATTTTTATTATAAGTGTAGGGTAATCCTGCCTCTGTCATATCCTATCCGCCCGGATTAACATAACGAGGAAAGAATTACCCCTTATCTTTGTATGAGGCACTCTGTTTCTGCGTCATCTCGCTGACACGCAGTATCTGCCCTAGATGAACAAAGCACTCACATTTTTTGATTGTTATATTACCATTTAGTTATTCATTCTATGCTTTTTACCCCACTTTAACTAAAAACCTTACGGGATACATACACATAGCCGTCCA is part of the Veillonellales bacterium genome and harbors:
- a CDS encoding copper ion binding protein, encoding MKQKITVKGMSCGHCKNAVEKAVKSLDGVSFAEVDLPARQLTIAFDAAVVSMEQIKAVIEEEGYTVM
- the mrdA gene encoding penicillin-binding protein 2, whose protein sequence is MWDMEKSRRMGILHAILAGIILLLVLRLAWMQILQGPQYKKVAENNRVRQITAQAPRGTIYDRNGAVLVSNRPSFALSVLPYEYSSGETATPILAEITGLPVGEIQRMIQAGADFSYTPVRLKRDVDAAVLAKVEERKYYLPGVIIEAIPVRYYLYKQLAAQVFGYVGNISEAEFAERRERGYSSNDLIGKDGLERVWEDALKGTDGGRQVEVNAMGEETERIGEKTAIPGKGMVLTLDANLQKAAEEALQNQILTAREIGEPAKGGSAVVLDVHTGGVLAMANAPSFDPNVFAGGITVQDWNGLLNDPNHPLTNKAIQSQYPPGSVFKVVTSAAALDLNCTTTAEVFQDKGVYVLSGWSFYGWEPKGLGALTIVDAIAWSSDPVFYELGHRLGADNLASYALTFGLGRPTGIKLPGEEGGFVPTEEWKQETYGEPWYPGETLIAAIGQGYYLTTPLQQALLLMAVANGGVVYRPMLVDKTLSPDGEVLEVVQPEVLHTIYLRPESWDAIRRGLVQVTTAGTASAVFKGFQPAIAGKTGSAETGHNTTHAWFACYAPAENPRIVVAVLVEDGGEGSVSAAPVARKILEAYFSAVKL
- a CDS encoding glycosyl hydrolase family 18 protein, which encodes MRNSKTVAILLLILFTITAVVLLGGCGNKPSPKPLPGAPDTPGGTGNLVMPPRLVIGYYENPWPGTPDQTGSFPSMKAFAKSLTGVGPFWYRATKDGTIEAHDSQLVYDTARNLGLKMFPLVTNKTGATDAILADPAVRSKAIDNIVKLAKDKKYDGINIDFELLPVKHRDNLTAFMAELYPKMKAAGKILIISVFPQVDVSADVSGAYNYPELAKNADFLQIMTYDHHWGSSKPGPIAEISWYEKNIKYAIEQCGGPQKVIIGVGAYGYDWPESGEAETVKYVDAIVRAEQNGAKILYDDSSQAPHFKYKNREVWFENTKSTAAKLDVIAKYNPAGIAIWRLGQEQPEIWPLINQKFPKQQ
- a CDS encoding LCP family protein — its product is MPRMGDRLQAQRGAAKKRTISILIVIMAVAAVAAAAYYWFGGSPEQSAGGHLTAENKVNILVMGVDQRDGDVGRSDTLFVLTVDTKNKSVSMLSVPRDTRVKIPGHGWDKINHAYAMGGHKLSMKAVEGLLGINMDHYVLININGFKKIVDAIGGVDIDVEKRMYYTDPYDDNGGLVINLKPGLQHMDGETAIQYVRYRDEEGDIGRVQRQHKFMKAVLKEIASPSIIPKIPTIIKEVSSAVITDMSTGQMLSMAQIVNDAYQQGLRTDMVPGKPAYIDDVSYWLPDLVALRQHMAQTLGAAMDEKFVGATQREAAEYQSSIPKEMKVVEVPKAVQPPKAPVEPAKPKTGTPVSPPQPASSLAKVRVDVLNASGIDGAGARMASLLREQGFEVAGVSNSAAAYKSTVVISNTTDTAVINRLRGLPFPYALQITKDDSKSTQATVVIGKDYSGK
- a CDS encoding cation:dicarboxylase symporter family transporter translates to MAKGKGIGLTSWIFIALIAGVVFGYIFPSYGQALKPIGDMFIRMIKMIVVPLIFSALIMGIAGTGDFKRLGRLGLKSIIWFEVATTLALAVGLIIANVFQPGAGVAIATGADASSVTNAAKKSVDMMQMIVNIVPTNVVDAASRGDMLQIILFSCFFGVAAAHMGPKGEPVVKLATSIAEIMFQFTYYVMKLAPIGVFALIAYTVGKFGLAMLLPLAKLIGCLYFALVVFIFLLAFFATIGLRINFFQVLRAIKEPILIAFSTASSEAALPIAMEKLERFGIPKHIVTFVLPTGYSFNLDGSTLYSCLAVIFVAQMYNIDFPLATQLLVVVTLMLSTKGIAAVPGASIIVIAGTVAAFGLPVEGVAIILGVDRIMDMARTACNLIGNCIAAVVVARWENELPNEVLQAAYAKNYDE
- a CDS encoding sirohydrochlorin cobaltochelatase, whose protein sequence is MKKSIYLLMMTLLVSFCFGGISTGQKAYAAEEDTVEGDAAEGDAAKKAILVVSFGTTYADTRKVTTEAVENKIKAAFPDYEVRHAFTSRIIIKKLADRDGLQFDTEKQALDKLVEEGFTDVVIQPLHMEAGDEYTKLMRVVDKYRGKGVFNTLAVGRPVLYYTGQEGEKPDDYLIAIQAFQTQFPSLGEHEAIGLMGHGGVNPANTAYAALQMKIQDAGLKNIFVFTVEGYPTIDNLIAELKANKIEKVTLMPIMLVAGDHANNDMAGADKESFKSQLLAAGFQVDTYIHGLGENAAIQDIYVQHVKDAIDNKYVERGKDRPAIPVIE